ATAGGGTCTCTCCCTTTTCATTTTCATGCACACACCGCGTCATCGGCAAACCAACGCTTCCAAATTACCGTTTGCACAGGGCGAATTCAATGCGGCTAATATTGTTCGGTATCGGGCCGCCATGCGTAACCGGTATAGCCGCGGAGGCGTGCGATGGTAAAGACCTTGACGAGCGTGCGCTGCCGGTAGACGTTGACAACTTCTATACCGTCGAGTCTTTCGAAGGCGCCGAGGGCAAGGGCCTTCTCGATGCGGGGTTGGGCCACTTCGGGCGGGTCGCCAACGATAAACAGGGCATCGCGCCCGACAAGCGCCTCCCACCCACCCCACAGATCATACTGGTTGTACCGGCGATCGCCTAGATTCACGCAATACGTTCGTGGCCGGCCTTCCGTATAGAATGCGGCCCATGCGACAAACTGGTAGTTCTCGCTGCAGATGAACGGCGCGCTCGGATCGCCCGTTCGCACGTGTTTCGACAGCGTGCGGCCCAATTCGCGGCCTCCAAAGAGACGGTTTGTCGGTTCCTTTTTTGCGCGGAAATGCAACGGCCCAAGGTAGACGTTTTCAATCCGGGCATTTTCGGGCGCGAACCGGGCCGAAGCTCGGTACAACCATTCGGTCGTTCGCGAAAACACACCCACCAGACAGCCCAGAATCACGCCGGCATAGAGCAGCTTCCGCATGCGGGAAGTGCGCGGACGGTCGTGCCACGCCCACGCAAACGCGATGACGGCCGACAGATACGCGCAAATGGGCCAGTTCGGCTCGGTCTTGCGCGTGAACGCGACCAACGCATAAAAGCCGAACAGGATCATCGTGCAGAGAAACAGATACGCCGCGTCCTTTTTCAATGCCGAAGGCCGAAGGCCGAGGGACGGAGGTTGCAAGCCAGAAGCCTTTTCCTGTTCGTACCCGAACCCGTTATCATCCCCCATGTTCGTTTTTACCCCTACGATCCCGGAAACCCATGGCCTGAAAAGATTGGCCTTCTTCGCCATGACGACCATGGCCCATGCGAAGAAACCGAAAAGAATCGGCGAAACGATGCCGAGTTGGCCGCCAACAAACTCCAGGACATGGCCGATGGTCTTTCCAAAGGATTTTTCTCCGCGTGTTCCGATGCTTGCCGTGTGACGCACGGATACCCAGTCGTGGGCGACATTCCAATAAACCACGGGGATCATGGCAAGGAACATAATGCCCAGCATGAGATACGGTCCGGGACGGCGCAGCCATCCGCGGTCGAACAAGATCAGATAGGCCAGGAAGGACACGACAAGCGCCAGCATGGTGTATTTGGTCAGCATGCCCAAGCCGAGCGCCACGCCCGTGATCAGCCACCAGCCCCTATCGCCGGAAATGGCGCGGTGAAACGAATACATCGCGAACGCCCAGAAAAAGGCCATGGGCGCATCTATGGTCAACATCACCGATCCGGCCCAACTTGAGGTCATTGCGAGCGACATGCACGCGGCCACCAGCGCGGTGGATTCGCGGCGGGTGATTCGTCGCGCGAGCGCATGGATGAACACGAGCGTGCCCGACGCGAAGAGCGCCGCGCCGGAACGGATGGCCGCTTCGCTTGTGCCCCCGATGCGCGTGAGCAGCGCAATGATCCAAGCGATCATCGGCGGCTTGCTGTAATAGCCCCAGTCCAGATGACGCGACCAGTCCCAGTATTGCGCCTCGTCGCCCGCAAGACCCAGGTGGGTCATGTGGACAAATGCAAGATTGCCGAATGTCCACAGGG
The DNA window shown above is from Candidatus Hydrogenedentota bacterium and carries:
- a CDS encoding glycosyltransferase family 39 protein, with protein sequence MNRAKYHCSQGISRDRKAFWAVLALWTFGNLAFVHMTHLGLAGDEAQYWDWSRHLDWGYYSKPPMIAWIIALLTRIGGTSEAAIRSGAALFASGTLVFIHALARRITRRESTALVAACMSLAMTSSWAGSVMLTIDAPMAFFWAFAMYSFHRAISGDRGWWLITGVALGLGMLTKYTMLALVVSFLAYLILFDRGWLRRPGPYLMLGIMFLAMIPVVYWNVAHDWVSVRHTASIGTRGEKSFGKTIGHVLEFVGGQLGIVSPILFGFFAWAMVVMAKKANLFRPWVSGIVGVKTNMGDDNGFGYEQEKASGLQPPSLGLRPSALKKDAAYLFLCTMILFGFYALVAFTRKTEPNWPICAYLSAVIAFAWAWHDRPRTSRMRKLLYAGVILGCLVGVFSRTTEWLYRASARFAPENARIENVYLGPLHFRAKKEPTNRLFGGRELGRTLSKHVRTGDPSAPFICSENYQFVAWAAFYTEGRPRTYCVNLGDRRYNQYDLWGGWEALVGRDALFIVGDPPEVAQPRIEKALALGAFERLDGIEVVNVYRQRTLVKVFTIARLRGYTGYAWRPDTEQY